The following nucleotide sequence is from Cicer arietinum cultivar CDC Frontier isolate Library 1 chromosome 2, Cicar.CDCFrontier_v2.0, whole genome shotgun sequence.
GACAATTAAGTATCTTGGCATGTGTTTTGTTTTGGGCCATGTGTTTTTAGATTTTGATGTGCTATATACAGAAAAGAAACCGTAAAACCTTTATGGTCTTTGGATTCCCATGTCAGGGTATAGCTTTAGGACTATTGGTGGGGTTTGTGACTCATAAAATCACATATGATTGTTGCATTCTTCAATAAAACAGTATAGTTAGACCCACTTCTATTGAGAGAAACCGTTCAAAGATGACCAAAAAATCAAACTACTAAATGGTTCTCACTCACATAACTTAGGATGTGGTAATGAATGCTTAGAGTGCCATGGTCTATTGCctctataataaaaataagtgtTCTTAAATTAACTTGAAACACATACATGATTATCTTATATATTGATTATGAATGAGTTAAATGATGACTCATATATCTAATATCTTAAGATTATGAGTAAACGTGTGATGTCAAAATCTTCtggaattttgttatttttattactcTCACACGAGACTCCGCAATATTGAATTCACAATAACtatcttttttgtttgtaaagaaataaataaaaaaataataatatttaatcagattttatttatttttcttcctaaTTTCATATTACCAAATACTACACTCTTTTCTTTTGAGAACTAGAGgattaagaaagaaagaaagaaaattgagAGATCATAAGAATTTGGGTAAAAGAGACTAGTAAATATATGTTCAAAAGCATATGGTTACATATCCAAAGTTTTTAATCATGTCATCCTCACGATCTTTGCTAAATCAAATAATCACAATCAAATATGACTGATAAAACTCTAATCAGAGTTATATGATAAAACCATGATGTCGTACCAAATAGgacatgaaaataataattttgtaacaaTTAGAAGCTCCTATAATAgcagaaaaaagagaaaaccaattgattgatataatatttatttattagcaTATAAAAGAGAAGCAGTTGTttgagaagaattacaagaacatcaaaatatatatgGAATTTGAATGAAATCATCAACAGTATCGTTTCGACTAAACGATTGAGAGGAAGAAGTTTGGCTAaagttatcattaaaatcagaGCAAGTAAAAAAGTCAGGTAAAGGTGGCAAGCAAACTTGAGAATTGATGAAATCATTGGAAAAAGAAGAATTAGAAGAAGAAGCAGCAGCAGAGTAATGAGCAAGACGATCCTTAGCAATAGCAAGATCATGTTGAAGTTCAAACATTTTCCTTTGCAAAATTGCTATAGCACCAATGCATCCATAAACAGGATCTCTAAGCCTTGCATCAGCTTCAAAAGCCAAAGAATTCACAGTTTCTTCTCTCTGTTCCTCTGGCACTTCAATAAGAATCTTGCTCACATTGCTTGCTCCAAATACTTTGTGAACTTTTGCAAATTTCTTGCACTCGTCGGATCGAAAATAAGGTGCAAATATACAATTTGGTATGCATCTTCTTTTTAGAAATTTGCAAGCTGCACATGAAGAACTTGATCTTGGTTCATAACCCTTCATCTTCATAAATCTATGCTTCTCACTATTGCTATTTTGGTTCATTTGTTGCTATTTAAAGGACTATTTCATCATGTGATCTCCTCGTTTTGGAATTGCATGGGCCACTGCTTCTCTTTATTTTACActtttttttgcaaaatattatatttcacaTAAATATGGACCAATTTCAATAGTATGTATACGGGATAAATATtagacatttttatttttttttaacaaaatttatttaactatagTTTATTGGTTTCTCTGgctgttagtcaaatatatcTCATTTATGTGTCGTATTCATTGATATTGGGAGTGCAAAAGTAGGTCCAAATAATTGATTCATGTGGACAGTGGATGGTGTGTGTTGGTTGTTTTCAAGTGAGACATGATAGTTCATGAATAAAGACGAGGGtatttattttgattgattcaagaaaagaaatgttctcaataaaagtaaaaataatccCTTGACAGAGGGAGGGACTATGGTCACAAACACAAGAGGGATACCAATTTAGATTAAATTGAATACTTTTTACAAATTGTTGAAATCTTCATAACAACATAGTGGATGCAAAAAATAAAGATAGATATTCggtttttttatcttatttttacttttttcaattttttttcttagtagattaaaatgatatttttaagtttCTATATTGAATTTAAACTATTATAACTATTTATCTCTTATAAATTTCAAACTGAGTCGCGATGTTGACTCGATGTTCTTTCTCCTttacaaaattgaggtactccACCTTATAAATACTATCCGTGTGTGATATCATTCCTAGGTGggactttttttatttttaattcacaaTAACACTAACTTTCGTTAATATTTTCATCAATGCTCTATTAATATCATCGTCATTTTCAACTATACCTACTACTTGTTTGCACGTAATGTGAGTTTCGGCATTAAATCTTTAGTCAAAAAAACAGTGATAGCATTAGCATATACAGATATTCAACTTGGTAGTAAATGTCATATGAGGACTTCCTATCATTTAATATAAGTATAGAATTATGGGTGTGTAAATGTACAGATCTTCTGTCACATTATCGAATCTTGTATGATAATTAAGAGTTCATTGTTAGGTGGTCTGATGAGAGGCCAGACTGAAGGGACTCGCGTCACTTGGTTAAACCATGAGTTAAAATAGGATTcttatagatattttaaatattgaatgaaacaccaaaattatttagatatttgaaTGATTGCATCCAAGTTTTATTCGAACTCGAACTCaaattgtttaatataattgaattataatttgaatgtttcaatagaattataaattttaattttcaattttttaatttttaagataataaAATTCTAATGATTTAGACTTTAAttaagagataaataaaatctaacaaaaacagtatatattttattcataatttaaatttaagttctttgcagtatatttatttttaatttagtagTAACGTGTAAATTTATAACATAGAACATATTATAAGAAAGTTctttaactaattattattgACATAAATGGTTGAACCTTTTGGTGATACCTttcattttctaattttaatgtTATAAGAAAAACATGAACATGTATAAAACAGTTAAAAACTCAGAATAAGACaatgaaaaaattgtttgaataaaaaaagagaACTAGAACAATGTTTTAGACATTaggtattttaatattaataataaataacaattcattataatttattgaacCAAGTAGGTTTAAAATAGATGGCAAAACTCTCCATAAAAGTTTTGCCTCTCATTCAAAATAGAAGACTGTAACCATCTCATTCAATAGCTTTATTAAATTCTTAGAAGATAAATGGTTTTCTAATTagcataattttattatttaattaaaaaaaatagcataTTTTATTTCCTCAGTATAAATTAAGAATCATTTGCATGCAactatagaaaataattattcaagttAAATAAAATCACGATAAATTATAtctcaataattttaataattatattttttgtgaatTTAAATTTACATATAACATAACGAATATCTAACATTCTATTATCTGGGCTGTATTCTTATTGACTTATTGTTAGCTAACATATATTTACTAATAAACAAATAGACAAACCTTTTTATTATTTcgtttcttaattaaaaatcttgttaaaaaaatagattagaatttcaaatttcaaatttcaaaacctTGAAAATAGTTTAACATATCTACCATTATGACTTAAAAGGTGaggaaaaaatataatgaatcaTTTATCTAATTTATGAGTGGTAACACATCCTTTGCATGTTAGAAAGGGATAAACAAaggtaacttttttttttgattaGGTGTGGGAGTGGGGTAGCATCAAAAGAGGAAGATAAATGTCACCTCAAACACAAAGGGTTAAGTGTGGTGGTAGAATGAAGAAAGGGatggatgatgatgatgatgataatgctAATGCATGCACCCTCCATCAAACCTCCAATTTCTGAGACCTAAGAGCCCACTTGTTTAAATGCGCGTCGTTTTCcctcaaaacaaaataatggaCAATGGGTTATCACTTATGAGGAATGGCTCTTTAATACTAACCCTTCGATTAAGATCAACGGTCGGTGATTAACACGCGCTTGAGTGGATTGCGGAATTACGGATTAATAGTTTCCGCAAAATGGGCCGGCCCAAAAAATGATTGGATATGAAAAATGAAGACTTGAGTCCCactttctctctctctatttatattttttgtgttttgatTTCATTTGAATGTTGATTTGGGACATGTTATACAAGTATAAGTGGGGTGCTCAGAAATCAGATTTTCATTTTATGATACTTTGTACTATGCTTTGATGGACCTAGCTTGACTTGGTCATGAGGTGCTGAGTGGTAACGTACCTTTGTGAGTCCTCTCCCACTCTATCATTATTTTGCTTTGTGGGAATCAAACTTTTAACTCTAAATAACATACAAGTTGGTTGAGTCCATTGCTACGGTAGACTATATAAAGTGGTGTAGagatttgtaaaaataaaattggtttaGAGATAGagttttaaaagttatttaaaactttaacaataatagatgatattttttttaattacaactaagagttttatttttatttttatggttgACGCAAGACTTgatttatatcaattaaattaaaaaagaaaattgtatcttttaaaattcaattcttGGACTCCATACCAATCAAATAGGAAAGTCAAAATGGAttgaattgttttattttagtatgGATAGGatcttaaaaaaaagttaaaaattgaaTGAGTCATTTTGGTATGGGCCTTTAGTCTACATTAAAAATTGGACTGGGTCGATGGACTACGGGTCGGTCCAATACAAAAATAGgtactttataaaataaatgacaagGTGCAAAATAATTTGTCACccttttttctctatttttattttctctaattCTTTTTATGAAACAAAATCCAAAGAAATTAAGACACAATTGGCGCATTCAAATCGTTCCTCAACCGGCTTCAATCAGTTTGTGAATTAACCGTTTTAATTTGTTAGAGATAGAGATTAACCATGAAAATCTTCTAAATcatagtattattattttattaaatagtgATTTGTGAAACTCTTCCAtatcatataaatttaataGTTAATGATGAAAATGGTGAGTTTGGTTTCACTTTTTAGCACATGCTTGATAACTAATTGGAGGTACAATTGTTTCTACCTTACAACTCATTCATGTGATTGTGTTTTTTGGATTAGAGTAGCTTGGACTTGTTCAGTCTGTTTGATAGCTATACAATCAAGTCATTGTTTTATTTGTAGAGATAAAAGACAAGTAACTTATACTTCTCTAGTATCGTCAATCTTTATTAACATTTCGAGTGACTTTTAAGTATTAATTTACAGTTGACCATCtttatgattttataaaattttgagtaaaaatataaatatcaaaagAAAACTTTTAGAAATGGTGAGAGATCAATTTgtaaactttttgaaaaaatagagattaatgatcaatttttgaaacatataaagaaaaatttgtaaatttttaaaaaaatatagagaccGTTTGAAGATTTGTGAGAAAGTTTTAAATTCTTGAATTTTATGTGATACTCGAAATTTCATAAGTTTTAAAAAGATAGAAGAGTTTTAACTTTACCAAAATACCTCATAAAAAGAAAATGGTTGATGGATTGAAGAGTTTTAACAACTATTCTATCTTTTTACACAATCCACACATTcttaacattaaaaaatgtttttaactATATTTTCTCTATGTGGGATCCATTTGTTTGGTAATGTAACAATATATATGTATTGATGAGactcatttaataaaatttttcaaatgttgattttgagaaattaaatattaacattaaaaaatataaataaagtacaCATATTTGTGAAATCCACTTAAATACTCAAATAAAAAGAGTTCAATAGCTGAATTTAGAGATGATAAAATGGGTTAGACCCATCGAGATGGCTAATTAGTCTGTCGTTTTTTGCGGAGAATGTTGAGATTTTCAATTCGTCATCTCTAGTCAGTCTGTCCCGTTTAATCCACCAAATAAACGAGATAGAGTAGGTTAGTCCATcgaaatctaaataaaaaaacacatttttttaatcaaaagtcttagtcaattttttaaaaaaatctcttATTTTTAGCCCAATTCAATTAACCTAATGAGTAATTGTTTTTAGAGTtagtataaaaattaatattttccaTATTGTTTGGCGAATAAATACTTAccaattcataaaatattagaaGTCTTTGTTAAGATTTAACGGTTTCATAATTTTAGCTTCACGTTTCTAATAATTTGTGAATTGATATCATGGAGTTATTAACCTTTTATGGCATATATATTCTATAGTTTTGGATGATAATCATGAATGTTTGaatgataatttatatatatttttttgactccGTTTTTCTGCATAATTCCAGCAgtattctatttaattttgcGAAGGTGTATAATCTTTTTCCAAACTATTTTGGCTAGATTCAAGACTCCAGAtcgaagctgtaacatcaatgATTAAGTGAGAAGCTTCGAAGATCCTTAAAACTAGAAGAACCACGAACTAAGCAAGGCTGTAACAGACACAGTCAAACAGATTCAAAATCATTCAAATgttagattattttttaatctcaaatattggttttggtcaaaactgacagagcactaccaacaacttttttttacccttattaaatgcttctaaacgcctataaaaggaaggacaATATCCAGGATTAATAAAGAAATTCAAGTGTTGTTAATTCCCATaactcattcacattcacatacttgaagttctcaatttccacaaagaagaagcagttctaaatCCTTACATCATATTGTGTTATTACTActgatttctttgtaaagaatcgaatctcaaacaagagttgagacatctcagattctatcaaaaacaatcttattgtaaaaattcAAACTACAAGAGTTtcattatagtttgtttagattgttaTAAATCCTATcaagttagataggtgttgtatttactttctaggtagaaagtaatagagattgaaacagatcaaggttgatatgAACTAGGTGCTATAAAACAAGAAGATTCTGTgtttttgaacacttagtggaaaatctcacggtgtgaggactggacgtaacccgagtCGGGTcaaccaggatatatctttgtgtggtattctctatcttatttctttatttattaagcttgattgattaactaagataaaacacaaactgaatttctgttttttaagctaaccaagaacgttctctgttttctaataaaaaccaagaacgttgtCCATTTTCTGTTTCATTAACCAGATCATTCTTAAGTTAAAACTTGAGTTTATTTAAGGAATTTTTATATagatatatttacaattcaaatccccctttcttgtaaatcaacattgttacttcagaAATTACTgaggattttatatatatactagagagagagagacaaaGGTTGTACGGTAGACtttaaaaatgcctttttattttttttttttatggaaaaaagGACTAAGTCCCaaacaacaacaaagaaaaactaaatataaaaagactaaaaacttCATCCGTCAATATGATAAAGGAACAACAACCTCGAAAGTTCGCTTTAAATCAAGAATGTGAAAATCATATTTAACAAGTTTTACTAATTTGATTCGTTTTacgaaaaacataaaatataaaataatgattcAACTTATCCAAAATATTAAAGACTCGTCGATTAAACAAACAGGTATGTGAAACACTAAAACCATATAAAATTAATCCCATAATTACTTCAAACTACGTACATAACAAATATCCAttgataatatttatctttaacaaAGTGATACTTTCATACCTAACAAAAGACTGTGAGAGTAATGTAGGTGAAAGCCAGATAAAAAGAAaagctaaataaaaaaatgcaatatatAATGTGAcagaaaaaacaaaacagatGCGAAAGAAGAATATGTTtggtttttaatttgtaattttgtaaTGAAAAAGTGGAGTGacattatatttctttaactAAAAGTAACATAATAGTtacttttgaattatttatttcacatttaaaagtataaaaaaactTCATGTCTATTTTACTACTAactgcaaaataataaaattcacattatattataataaaaatatatatttttaataaatatacatttaaaagtatatttaattatataattcaaacaaattctatcttataaaatgatatttctaaaaataaatattcagaTAGTCCAAACACATTCGAAGATGAATGAAAAATTATGTTAGaaaatataagtatttttaaaGTCTAATAGTTGTTAGACAAATCTTCAATGCCTAGTTGGCAGAATTGTACCGCAACTATATAATATACCAGAAATTAATCTCAAAACTTAGGTgaagttattattatattatatcaaaGAAGGTTCTATTGGTTTTTATGTTCGGAATGATATATGACAAAGAACCTTGACAATCGGAATTGTTCTCACTGGTCACGGAGACAAATCAATGGTGTCTAAAATAATGCTAGCCACCCGAACAAGATTGTTTTACAgcataaaatcaattttaaaatctaaaccGTTCTATctcaaattaattaacaatatcaattacaacataatattaaatttaaaatatgaaccgTATGATATTAGCTATCAATATTGATTAGAAAGTGGCTTCATGTCAAAATACTACAAGAACGAATCTAAGTTCATATCACAAGACACAAACACATTAGTTTGTTTCCCTTGTTTGTGACAAGTTGTGATTAAAATAAGAATGTAATAAGTACCTACATTACAGAGGAACCAACTAGAAACCTTTAATTAGTATTTTAGAAACCAAAATTTGTTTAATACTACACTTTGTAAAGCCATTTTTTGTTGATCTGATTTTTGATTGATAGTTTCAGTATTATATATGATTGTTAGTTGTTACTAGCtttacaatgaaaaaaaaaaaaccacaattAGTATGACTTCTAATTTGTTAGTATGTACTAGTAATATCAAAcctaatattattaattaatcagcATTTTATGGCTTTTGGAATCTAGTATGGTTCAAAATTTGAGGAACACTTCGGTGAATTGGAGAATGAAAGTTGAAACATTCTATAGATGCTAACGCTGAAAAGACAAATATGAatgaaatatgatatattaGAAGTGGTAGAGGGAAGGCACAATGATTTATAATTAGCCGTTTATGGATTCCATGAGTCATAATCTACATGTAATGCTCAATTTTCCTCAAACgacaaatcaataaaattaattggactacacatatatcaaatatcataaaaaaaaataggtaaAGTTTTGTCGTTGATAATAATCTTCACTTCGAAGTTTAACTTCTATAATTATTTCGATATctgatttataataaataaaattaacgtTTACTGAAATAGTTGAATATTCTATTTATCTACTATAATTTGAGTCCACAATTTCTCAATTATTACTTTATACTTATATTATATcgtaaatcttttaaaatttccaTTTACCAGAAAAAACATCAAATGCcaatttgttttgaaataaaaataaaaaaggtaaaaAATCATTAGAGATCTAATGAACCAATCTTTAAGATGTCCAAATGAAGACATTAACATCACTATCATGACAAGTAAAGAAGCTGCTTAAAATTTAGTTTGACAAGGCTTCATTAAAAagattaatgaataaaaaaaatggctaaagaatataattaactaATCTTGCAAGCTAGGAAAATCCTCCAAATGGCAGCACACCACAAATCCATGACTCTCCTACAATAAATTTCCTCTTGTCTTTATCACTAACTACACAAATAGAAAGAGTCAAATTAACCATACATTAAATTAATCACCATGCATCTATCCTAattaatatatcttattttgatttaatattaaaaaaaatgcctTATAGAACCTCATAACTGTAATCCAATTTCTTGCATAGagaaaattacatatttttgtcAACCATAAGAAAATGAACATCGACATAagatagaaacaaaaaaaaaaacactaaccATATAGAATGAATGATTCAAGATCAAAAAACATGATGATATCTCCAGGTTTATTACCAACAGAATCATTACTAGATTCATTAGTTCTCATAACAAATGAAATTGGTTCAATTGAGAAATTACCATTAGTACACAAAAGTAATGTATCATCAATGATAAGAAGGATAAAGCTTCTTTCATCATTGTTTGAAGAGATTCAAGAATCAGAAACACAACTTCCACCTTCATCAATCCTTTGTTTCACAGAACTTTTGTCAGTGATCACAAGAGTGAAGGTTTTGATCCAAGAATGCAAAGATGGAAGCTCACTTTGGAGTCTAATGCAATTAGATTCAATTTCAAGTCAATTTTATGTGCTTGTGAAGGAAATGGGAAGAGCACTTGATATTCTTCCATTGAATTTGCTTAATGTAACATTTGATATAAAGGAGCAAATTGAGCTTTTGAATAAACAAGCTAAGAGAGGTGAGTTATTTATTGATGCTAAAGAGTTTCAAAGAAGGGAAATGATTTTGGAAGTAATGTCAAATAACAATGTGCAAAATAAGAAGAATAGTAACAATAAAGGGTTTATTGATTTTGTGAAAGTTGAAGAAATAATGAGTAGTAttggtttgagaaatttatCAGATTATGTTGATGAAATATCAAAGTTAGAAGTTGAAGCTCAGAATCAAGCAGGCACAGGTGGATTAATTgttgtttcaaatttaaataatcttATATCTATAGTTTCTTATTCCAAATCTATGATATTtagaaatgaagaaaaaaatgatggaGAATGTAAGCCATGTAAGTCATTATCTATGTTTTTATACAACAAAATACATGATAATGATTATGATGATAGTTCTTCATCATCTACTAAGTCCATGATATTGTCGACAGTTAATATTCCTGACGAATTTCGATGTCCGATTTCGTTAGATTTAATGAAGGATCCGGTGATTGTATCGTCCGGACACACTTACGATCGAATTTCGATTGCAGAATGGATAAATTCAGGTCATCACACTTGTCCTAAAAGTGGTCAAAGACTAATTCACACTGCTCTTATACCAAACTATGCATTGAAgagccttgttcatcaatggtGCTATGAAAACAATGTTACATTGAATGATTCAATCTCAAAcgttaacaacaacaaaaggaACAAGAAGAATGAGCATGCTGCAATTGATCACATTTCAGCAAACAAAGCAGCAACAGATGCTGTCAAAATGACAGCAGAGTTTTTGGTTGGGAAATTAGCAACCGGTTCGACCGATATCCAAAGACAATCCGCTTATGAGATTCGGATACTAGCGAAAACCGGAATGGACAACCGAAGAATCATAGCCGAGGTAGGGGCTATTCCATTTCTAGTAACACTTTTAGCATCAAAAGATTCGAGAATCCAAGAACATGTAGTGACAGCATTGTTCAACCTGTCTATCTACGACAACAACAAGATTTTGATCATGGCGGCTGGAGCGGTCGAAAACATAGTAAAAGTTCTTGAATCAGGAAAAACTATGGAAGCAAGAGAAAATGCCGCGGCCGCGATATATAGTTTATCAATGGTAGATGATTGTAAAGTTCAAATTGGGGGAAGTACAAATGCAATACCTGCATTAATAGGACTATTAAAAGAAGGTACACAAATTGGTAAAAGAGATGCTGCAACTGCATTATTCAATCTTGCAGTTTATAATCCTAATAAGATAAGCATAGTTAAAAGTGGAGGAGTTAGTTTACTTGTTGAGTTGTTGATGGATGATAAAGCTGGTATAACAGATGATTCTTTGGCTGTTCTTGCTGTGTTATTAGGTTGTTCACAAGGGCTAGAAGAGATAAAGAATAGTAGAGGTTTGGTTCCACTTCTTATTGATCTTTTGAGATTTGGTTCTGTTAAAGGGAAGGAAAATTCAATAACACTTTTACTTGGTTTGTGTAAAGAAGAAGGGGAATTGGTCGCAAGGAAGCTTTTGGCAAACCCTAGGAGTATTCCTTCTCTTCAAAGTTTGGCTGCTGATGGTTCTTTGAGAGCTAGGAGAAAGGCTGATGCATTGCTTAGGTTGCTTAATAGGTGTTGCTCTCAACCTCATCATTCTTTGTGAGAGAGTAGTCTTTGTAGCACCAAAAGTTCTGATCAAAAGCTTGTTCTGGTGTCCGACATGTGTTTGTGTCTGACACTGATACATTGGTTacattcaaataattcattttctcaaattattgtCGATGTTGACGTGTCAATGTTCGGTGTCAGTGTCAATATTTGTGTTTCATAAGAGAATACTATAGTAGTAGGTTGTGTGTACACATGGTTGATATAAAGGTGTAAATTTTTGTGAATCCTATAGATGAAGAAAAAATGGTATTCATTTGTTGTTGCAGTTTGTTTTGGAGGCTTCAAAACTTTTAAACTTTTTGTTTCCATGTCTTTTTGTTTAATGAACTTgatatataatacaataatatGTGAAATACCACACAATTAACATACTTACAACAAGGACGGATAcatttttaattcctaaatcCCTCTAACATCAAaacttttattcttttatttaataatacaaaattaCAGTTGCTCTATagtcaaaaacataaatattattgacCGAATTTCGTTATTAAACG
It contains:
- the LOC101513557 gene encoding LOB domain-containing protein 21, which gives rise to MNQNSNSEKHRFMKMKGYEPRSSSSCAACKFLKRRCIPNCIFAPYFRSDECKKFAKVHKVFGASNVSKILIEVPEEQREETVNSLAFEADARLRDPVYGCIGAIAILQRKMFELQHDLAIAKDRLAHYSAAASSSNSSFSNDFINSQVCLPPLPDFFTCSDFNDNFSQTSSSQSFSRNDTVDDFIQIPYIF
- the LOC101513231 gene encoding U-box domain-containing protein 1-like isoform X2; the encoded protein is MNDSRSKNMMISPGLLPTESLLDSLVLITNEIGSIEKLPLVHKSNVSSMIRRIKLLSSLFEEIQESETQLPPSSILCFTELLSVITRVKVLIQECKDGSSLWSLMQLDSISSQFYVLVKEMGRALDILPLNLLNVTFDIKEQIELLNKQAKRGELFIDAKEFQRREMILEVMSNNNVQNKKNSNNKGFIDFVKVEEIMSSIGLRNLSDYVDEISKLEVEAQNQAGTEWINSGHHTCPKSGQRLIHTALIPNYALKSLVHQWCYENNVTLNDSISNVNNNKRNKKNEHAAIDHISANKAATDAVKMTAEFLVGKLATGSTDIQRQSAYEIRILAKTGMDNRRIIAEVGAIPFLVTLLASKDSRIQEHVVTALFNLSIYDNNKILIMAAGAVENIVKVLESGKTMEARENAAAAIYSLSMVDDCKVQIGGSTNAIPALIGLLKEGTQIGKRDAATALFNLAVYNPNKISIVKSGGVSLLVELLMDDKAGITDDSLAVLAVLLGCSQGLEEIKNSRGLVPLLIDLLRFGSVKGKENSITLLLGLCKEEGELVARKLLANPRSIPSLQSLAADGSLRARRKADALLRLLNRCCSQPHHSL
- the LOC101513231 gene encoding U-box domain-containing protein 1-like isoform X1 — protein: MNDSRSKNMMISPGLLPTESLLDSLVLITNEIGSIEKLPLVHKSNVSSMIRRIKLLSSLFEEIQESETQLPPSSILCFTELLSVITRVKVLIQECKDGSSLWSLMQLDSISSQFYVLVKEMGRALDILPLNLLNVTFDIKEQIELLNKQAKRGELFIDAKEFQRREMILEVMSNNNVQNKKNSNNKGFIDFVKVEEIMSSIGLRNLSDYVDEISKLEVEAQNQAGTGGLIVVSNLNNLISIVSYSKSMIFRNEEKNDGECKPCKSLSMFLYNKIHDNDYDDSSSSSTKSMILSTVNIPDEFRCPISLDLMKDPVIVSSGHTYDRISIAEWINSGHHTCPKSGQRLIHTALIPNYALKSLVHQWCYENNVTLNDSISNVNNNKRNKKNEHAAIDHISANKAATDAVKMTAEFLVGKLATGSTDIQRQSAYEIRILAKTGMDNRRIIAEVGAIPFLVTLLASKDSRIQEHVVTALFNLSIYDNNKILIMAAGAVENIVKVLESGKTMEARENAAAAIYSLSMVDDCKVQIGGSTNAIPALIGLLKEGTQIGKRDAATALFNLAVYNPNKISIVKSGGVSLLVELLMDDKAGITDDSLAVLAVLLGCSQGLEEIKNSRGLVPLLIDLLRFGSVKGKENSITLLLGLCKEEGELVARKLLANPRSIPSLQSLAADGSLRARRKADALLRLLNRCCSQPHHSL